One Silurus meridionalis isolate SWU-2019-XX chromosome 10, ASM1480568v1, whole genome shotgun sequence genomic window carries:
- the LOC124392757 gene encoding adhesion G protein-coupled receptor B1-like, whose translation MEWKPSLFTGLSLALCVFLNLTLATPSGPASATCATLEQSRFFGVFSSKTALSSSPCSWTLQNPDPRRYTVYMKITKPTESCTPRQIKTFQFDSFLETSRTYLGMESFDEVVRLCDATSAVAYLESSKQFLQLRKVVPRIGSELLVEEDGSDDEGSQFGAEFLVVGKRNPSVPACEMLCKWLEDCLTTSSQGNPCGIMATPCQCWEPPKRRSGGCYRGGVYMEKCTPTIRDNNRDAEIMKGWSGWARWSECSNECGGGVQVRSRACQPEDGICEGVVEEAKACNPQPCIGKLRQRSQALRSIIGLRRDNGEDITVPQSDGVQDQWSSWSSCSVTCGEGWQGRTRNCMTAGNSVMCVGPLRENRQCNNSVVCPVNGAWDEWAPWSLCSSTCGRGYRDRVRSCKPHNNGGEPCTGPRKQTKFCNIAVCPVDGSWNEWSAWTPCSASCSNGTMQRTRECNGPSYGGSECRGDWRETSNCFLKDCPVDGRWLSWSSWGSCSKTCGGGNQQRQRVCEGPFFGGEPCIGDKMDVRRCNEKRCPEPHEICGEESYGNAVWKRTPAGDTVAVPCPSDATGFILRRCTLDAIGLALWGNPSYIKCVSREYQDIQALTRGQLSKSQAGVQVDGVSEMLSRLRMTSNDATKYSGDLLAVMEMLRNTSQVIRRAGYSVVDVENYVQTISNLLKEEHHGKWQEAQLMGVNIRELFNLIEDFINIIGKQMRDFQDIYEMTENFVLSIQKHPKTMTSDVTFPMKGWRGMMEWVRNLDEKIVVSRNSLSLDVPDFEDSTGFITGIVLYRNLGPILSVQSNSTLLNSKVVTVMVKPNPGFLSAPVEIEFPHLHNDTVNETCIAWDESETESLLGSWSARGCRALALDSGRTRCACDALSTFAILARPNPESNMDKNLLPSVTMIVGCGVSSLTLLLLIIIYVSVWKYIRSERSVILINFCLSIICSNALILISQTQARNKVMCALVAAFLHFFFLSSFCWVLTEAWQSYMAVTGRLRNRIIRKRFLCLGWGLPALVVAVSVGFTKAKGYGTVNYCWLSLEGGLLYSFVGPAAAVVLVNMVIGILVFNKLVSKDGITDVKLKERAGASLWSSCVVLPLLALTWMSAVLAITDRRSALFQILFAVFDSLEGFIIVMVHCILRREVQEAVKCRVVDRKDDGNGDSGSSLQNGHTQRLGDFEKDGDSNRPVGMKSSSEEKMPLPQLPLPMGPNFHTLPSKPSAKTHLPPMPDYSSHTLTLRRDKTRGEPPCSKPIYVCDSDIFTQMDAELVRVPTEGGTPDTSGYMLMPNTTSTLRSKPKDDIASAKYNISVEQLPQARIMHLGSGYAEPQAAYATKPVPADRASVSYSERDSPLQNVHNISSESHVTSLLGDTFDSMNSMMSKSETISTLSMSSLEVSEGRQKSRYAELDFEKIMHTRKRHQNMFQDLNRKLHHAEKDRESPASDSKSVRWSVSSAGSDKTSHSDKQQALGERSWETMPRSQASPPSWVRKDLEPLAASPLEMPSVEWEKPGTAIPLVGQDIIDLQTEV comes from the exons ATGGAGTGGAAACCCTCCTTATTCACTGGCCTCTCTCTGgccttgtgtgtgtttctcaacCTGACTCTCGCAACACCATCTGGACCTGCCTCAGCCACCTGTGCTACACTTGAGCAAAGTCGCTTTTTTGGAGTCTTCTCATCCAAAACGGCGCTTTCTTCATCCCCGTGCTCGTGGACCCTGCAGAACCCTGACCCTCGTCGCTACACTGTCTACATGAAAATCACTAAGCCAACTGAATCTTGCACCCCACGCCAGATCAAGACCTTCCAATTCGACTCATTCCTTGAGACATCCCGAACCTACCTGGGCATGGAAAGCTTTGACGAAGTAGTGCGCCTGTGTGATGCTACATCTGCAGTGGCCTACCTAGAGTCTAGCAAGCAGTTCCTCCAGCTGAGGAAGGTGGTGCCCCGCATTGGGTCAGAGCTCCTGGTGGAAGAAGATGGAAGTGATGACGAAGGCAGTCAGTTCGGCGCTGAGTTTCTGGTTGTGGGTAAGAGGAACCCTAGTGTGCCTGCCTGCGAAATGCTCTGCAAGTGGCTTGAGGATTGTCTGACAACCAGTTCCCAAGGCAACCCCTGCGGAATCATGGCCACACCTTGCCAGTGCTGGGAGCCACCAAAGAGGAGGTCAGGCGGCTGCTACAGGGGTGGAGTCTACATGGAGAAATGCACACCCACTATTAGAGACAACAACAGGGATGCCGAAATCATGA AGGGTTGGTCTGGTTGGGCCCGCTGGTCCGAGTGCAGCAACGAGTGTGGAGGTGGTGTCCAGGTGCGGAGCAGAGCATGCCAACCTGAAGATGGTATCTGTGAAGGTGTGGTTGAGGAGGCTAAAGCTTGCAATCCCCAGCCCTGCATTG GTAAACTGCGACAGCGTAGCCAGGCTCTGCGTTCAATCATCGGTCTGAGAAGAGACAATGGGGAAGATATAACAGTTCCTCAATCAG ATGGAGTTCAAGATCAGTGGTCCTCTTGGAGCTCCTGTTCTGTTACTTGCGGCGAGGGCTGGCAGGGCCGCACCCGCAACTGCATGACAGCTGGAAACAGCGTGATGTGTGTCGGCCCTTTGAGAGAGAACAGACAATGTAACAACTCTGTGGTCTGCCCAG TGAATGGAGCCTGGGATGAATGGGCACCATGGAGCCTGTGCTCATCTACATGTGGTCGTGGTTACCGTGACCGTGTCCGCTCCTGCAAGCCACACAATAACGGAGGAGAACCATGCACTGGGCCCAGAAAACAGACCAAGTTCTGCAACATTGCTGTCTGCCCCG TTGATGGTTCCTGGAATGAATGGTCTGCCTGGACTCCCTGCTCTGCTTCCTGCTCCAATGGAACAATGCAGCGTACGCGAGAGTGCAACGGCCCATCATATGGAGGCTCAGAGTGCCGTGGAGACTGGCGTGAAACCAGCAACTGCTTCCTCAAAGACTGCCCAG TGGACGGGAGATGGCTCTCCTGGAGCTCTTGGGGCAGCTGCAGTAAGACATGTGGAGGAGGCAACCAGCAGAGGCAGAGAGTATGTGAGGGACCATTCTTTGGTGGAGAACCTTGCATCGGTGACAAAATGGACGTTCGTCGCTGCAATGAGAAGAGATGCCCAG AACCCCATGAGATTTGTGGCGAGGAAAGCTACGGAAATGCGGTGTGGAAGAGAACTCCAGCTGGTGACACCGTTGCAGTTCCATGCCCTTCTGACGCAACAG GCTTCATCCTCCGCCGATGCACTTTGGATGCTATCGGTTTGGCCTTGTGGGGAAACCCTAGCTACATCAAATGCGTCTCTAGAGAATACCAAGACATCCAGGCCCTG ACCCGTGGGCAGTTGTCTAAGTCACAGGCAGGAGTGCAGGTGGATGGTGTGTCTGAAATGCTGTCCAGGCTGAGGATGACCTCAAATGATGCAACAAAGTACAGTGGGGACTTGCTGGCGGTCATGGAAATGCTCAGAAACACATCACAGGTCATCAGAAGAGCGGGTTACAGCGTTGTCGATGTAGAG AATTACGTGCAGACAATCAGCAATTTGCTGAAGGAGGAACACCATGGAAAATGGCAAGAAGCACaactg ATGGGGGTGAACATCAGGGAGCTGTTCAACTTGATCGAAGACTTCATCAACATCATCGGGAAGCAGATGAGAGATTTCCAAGATATTTATGAGATGACCGAGAACTTTG TGCTGAGCATCCAGAAGCATCCCAAAACTATGACTTCGGATGTGACCTTCCCCATGAAGGGATGGAGAGGCATGATGGAGTGGGTCCGCAATTTGGACGAGAAAATCGTAGTGTCTCGGAACTCCCTCAGTCTGGACGTTCCAG ATTTTGAAGACAGCACTGGCTTTATAACTGGCATTGTTCTGTACAGAAATCTGGGTCCAATCCTGTCCGTTCAGAG CAACAGCACCTTGCTAAACTCTAAGGTTGTCACGGTAATGGTGAAGCCAAACCCTGGGTTCCTGTCCGCCCCGGTCGAGATCGAGTTCCCTCACCTGCACAAT GACACCGTCAATGAGACATGCATCGCCTGGGACGAGAGTGAAAC tgagTCGTTGCTGGGCTCGTGGTCGGCACGAGGCTGCAGAGCGCTCGCTCTTGATTCAGGCAGGACCAGGTGCGCTTGTGACGCTCTCTCCACGTTCGCCATCTTAGCACGGCCAAACCCCGAATCG AACATGGATAAGAACCTTTTGCCATCGGTTACGATGATCGTAGGATGTGGCGTTTCATCTCTGACGCTGCTTCTGCTTATCATCATCTATGTCTCCGTTTGGAA ATACATACGCTCTGAACGCTCAGTCATCCTCATCAACTTCTGCCTGTCAATCATCTGCTCCAATGCTCTCATCCTGATTAGTCAGACTCAGGCTCGCAACAAG GTCATGTGCGCCCTTGTGGCAGCCTTCctccatttctttttcctctcctctttctgCTGGGTTCTGACAGAGGCGTGGCAGTCGTACATGGCCGTGACTGGCCGTCTGCGCAACCGAATCATCCGCAAGCGTTTCCTGTGCTTGGGCTGGGGACTGCCCGCACTTGTCGTGGCTGTCTCCGTAGGATTCACAAAGGCCAAGGGATACGGCACGGTCAACTA CTGCTGGCTGTCTCTTGAGGGTGGGCTTCTTTACTCGTTTGTTGGCCCTGCAGCTGCTGTCGTTTTG GTGAACATGGTGATTGGTATTCTGGTCTTTAATAAGCTTGTGTCAAAGGACGGGATCACAGATGTGAAGCTGAAGGAGAGAGCAGG AGCATCCCTCTGGAGTTCTTGCGTGGTTCTTCCGCTGTTGGCTCTGACCTGGATGTCAGCAGTGTTGGCCATCACAGACCGGCGCTCGGCTCTCTTTCAGATCCTTTTTGCCGTCTTCGACTCGTTAGAAGGCTTCATTATTGTCATGGTGCACTGCATCCTCCGAAGAGAG GTCCAAGAGGCTGTGAAATGTCGTGTAGTCGATCGTAAGGATGATGGGAACGGTGACTCTGGGAGCTCACTGCAGAACGGCCACACGCAGCGCTTG GGTGACTTTGAAAAGGATGGTGACTCGAACAGACCAG TTGGCATGAAGAGCTCTTCAGAGGAGAAGATGCCTCTCCCCCAGTTGCCTCTTCCAATGGGTCCCAACTTCCACACCCTCCCCTCAAAGCCCAGTGCCAAGACCCATTTGCCTCCCATGCCTGACTACTCGAGCCACACTCTGACCCTGCGCCGCGACAAGACACGCGGTGAGCCTCCCTGCTCCAAGCCTATCTACGTGTGCGACAGCGACATCTTCACGCAAATGGACGCCGAGCTGGTGCGCGTGCCGACAGAAGGAGGCACTCCTGACACGAGCGGCTACATGCTGATGCCCAACACCACTTCCACGCTGCGTTCCAAGCCCAAGGACGACATCGCTTCCGCCAAATACAACATCAGCGTCGAGCAGCTGCCTCAGGCACGCATCATGCATCTGGGCAGCGGATATGCTGAGCCACAGGCTGCATACGCCACCAAGCCTGTGCCTGCTGACCGCGCCAGCGTCTCGTACTCGGAGCGCGACTCCCCCCTGCAGAATGTGCACAACATTTCCAGTGAGAGCCACGTCACCAGTTTGCTGGGAGACACTTTCGACTCTATGAACTCCATGATGTCGAAGAGTGAGACCATCTCCACACTGTCCATGAGCTCGCTGGAGGTCAGCGAGGGG AGGCAGAAATCTCGTTATGCTGAGCTTGACTTTGAG AAGATCATGCATACGCGAAAGCGCCATCAGAACATGTTCCAGGACCTCAATAGGAAATTGCATCATGCTGAGAAGGACAGGGAATCACCTGCTTCTGACAGCAAG